A part of Magnetospirillum sp. ME-1 genomic DNA contains:
- a CDS encoding 2-oxoacid:acceptor oxidoreductase subunit alpha has translation MTTSSGFGSVSIAMCGSGGAGVMTAANMFLDAAAEAGYYALFGRSSGPQIRGGEAAALVRLGVDPITSVDDTFDIMLAIDWQGVQRFAAEVPLSKNSLVICDPSAGDVPEVYVKTGAKIVHLHMKDLAKEIPGGRPNMIALGAVAELIGIPVGPLTEVLGKSLKKKRADAYEASVAGVKAGAAAAATLDGAKRLAPAKAKDVKRWTVTGNYGAGLGAIRGGVRFCAAYPITPATEVLEYLSGALPKVGGVFVQAEDELASINMCLGASYGGEASITATAGPGLALMTEGLGLAVASETPVVVVDVQRVGPSTGIATKCEQSDLNIAVYGLHGDAPHLVVAANSVGDCIFTTQWGVYLAESLQTACLVMSDQALGQSRAIIDVPADVAFVGKRLAAVAPAEGEVFKRYANTANGISPMPVPGQPGCQYTSDGLEHTETGTPSSQAADHTMQLDKRQRKLDQFDYGNHWATIEGEGDIAVITWGACTGAAREAIARAKADGVNAKLISLRLISPTRPKHLAEALKGAKKILVVEQSHQGQFTRYLRGEYDLPVKPESLSRSGPLPMRPGEIHARLLSMGK, from the coding sequence ATGACGACGAGTTCCGGATTCGGGTCTGTCTCGATCGCGATGTGCGGCAGTGGTGGCGCCGGCGTGATGACGGCCGCCAACATGTTCCTCGACGCCGCCGCCGAGGCTGGTTACTACGCGCTTTTCGGCCGCTCCTCCGGCCCGCAGATCCGTGGCGGCGAGGCCGCGGCTCTGGTGCGCCTGGGCGTTGATCCCATCACGTCGGTGGACGACACCTTCGACATCATGCTGGCCATCGACTGGCAGGGCGTTCAGCGCTTCGCCGCCGAGGTGCCGCTGTCGAAGAACTCCCTGGTGATCTGCGATCCCTCCGCCGGCGATGTGCCCGAGGTCTACGTCAAGACCGGGGCCAAGATCGTCCACCTGCACATGAAGGATCTGGCCAAGGAGATTCCCGGCGGCCGTCCCAACATGATCGCTCTCGGCGCCGTCGCCGAGCTGATCGGCATTCCGGTCGGCCCGCTGACCGAGGTGCTGGGCAAGTCCCTGAAGAAGAAGCGCGCCGACGCCTACGAGGCTTCGGTGGCCGGCGTCAAGGCCGGCGCGGCCGCCGCCGCCACCCTGGACGGCGCCAAGCGCCTGGCTCCGGCCAAGGCCAAGGACGTCAAGCGCTGGACCGTCACCGGCAATTACGGCGCCGGCCTGGGCGCCATCCGCGGCGGCGTGCGCTTCTGCGCCGCCTATCCCATCACCCCGGCCACCGAGGTGCTGGAATACCTGTCCGGCGCCCTGCCCAAGGTGGGCGGCGTGTTCGTGCAGGCCGAGGACGAGCTGGCCTCCATCAACATGTGCCTGGGCGCCTCCTACGGCGGCGAAGCCTCCATCACCGCCACCGCCGGTCCCGGCCTGGCGCTGATGACCGAGGGCCTGGGCCTGGCCGTGGCTTCCGAGACCCCCGTGGTGGTGGTCGACGTGCAGCGCGTCGGTCCCTCCACCGGCATCGCCACCAAGTGCGAGCAGTCGGACCTCAACATCGCGGTCTACGGCCTGCACGGCGACGCCCCCCATCTGGTGGTGGCCGCCAATTCGGTCGGCGACTGCATCTTCACCACCCAGTGGGGCGTCTATCTGGCCGAAAGCCTGCAGACCGCCTGTCTGGTGATGAGCGACCAGGCCCTGGGCCAGAGCCGCGCCATCATCGACGTTCCCGCCGACGTGGCCTTCGTGGGCAAGCGCCTCGCCGCCGTGGCGCCTGCCGAGGGTGAGGTGTTCAAGCGCTACGCCAACACCGCCAACGGCATTTCGCCCATGCCGGTCCCCGGCCAGCCGGGCTGCCAGTACACCTCGGACGGCCTCGAGCACACCGAGACCGGCACTCCGTCGTCCCAGGCCGCCGACCACACCATGCAGCTGGACAAGCGCCAGCGGAAGCTGGACCAGTTCGACTACGGCAACCATTGGGCCACCATCGAGGGTGAGGGCGACATCGCCGTCATCACCTGGGGTGCGTGCACCGGCGCCGCCCGCGAGGCCATCGCCCGTGCCAAGGCCGACGGCGTCAACGCCAAGCTGATCTCGCTGCGCCTGATCTCGCCCACCCGGCCGAAGCATCTGGCCGAGGCGCTGAAGGGCGCCAAGAAGATCCTGGTGGTCGAGCAGAGCCATCAGGGCCAGTTCACCCGTTACCTGCGTGGCGAATACGATCTGCCGGTGAAGCCGGAATCGTTGTCGCGTTCCGGTCCGCTGCCCATGCGTCCCGGTGAAATCCACGCCCGCCTCCTGTCGATGGGGAAGTAA
- the had gene encoding 6-hydroxycyclohex-1-ene-1-carbonyl-CoA dehydrogenase has translation MSKSAYRWMMTGVGQPMVKEAMELAAPGAGEVLVEIAGCGVCHTDMDYYYNGVRTNHALPLALGHEISGRVINTGAGAEGWAGKAVIISAVIPCGECDLCKRGKGTICRSQKMPGNDLQGGFATHITVPANGLCEVDEARLKAAGLELSEVSVVADALTTPYQAAVQAGIGQGDLVIVIGCGGVGGYSVQVASAMGAKVVALDIDPAKLEAVKAAGATLGLNPKDFASTRDLKKEIGAFAKAQGLRSTEWIIMECSGSVPGQQTAFDLMVHGCTICVVGYTMNKAEFRLSNLMAFHARALGNWGCGPDLYPGALELVLSGKVNIKNFVERRPLDSINDTFAAVHDHKLSRRAVLCPNA, from the coding sequence ATGAGCAAGTCCGCTTATCGTTGGATGATGACCGGCGTCGGCCAGCCCATGGTCAAGGAGGCGATGGAACTCGCCGCCCCGGGCGCCGGCGAGGTTCTGGTGGAGATCGCCGGCTGCGGCGTCTGCCATACCGACATGGACTACTATTACAATGGCGTTCGCACCAACCATGCCTTGCCGCTGGCGCTGGGCCACGAGATTTCGGGCCGCGTGATCAATACCGGCGCGGGTGCGGAAGGCTGGGCCGGCAAGGCCGTGATCATCTCCGCCGTCATCCCCTGCGGCGAGTGCGATCTGTGCAAGCGCGGCAAGGGCACCATCTGCCGCTCGCAGAAGATGCCGGGCAACGACCTGCAGGGCGGCTTCGCCACCCACATCACCGTTCCCGCCAACGGCCTGTGCGAGGTCGACGAGGCCCGCCTGAAGGCCGCCGGCCTTGAGCTCTCGGAAGTCTCCGTGGTCGCCGACGCGCTGACCACTCCCTATCAGGCGGCGGTCCAGGCCGGCATCGGCCAGGGCGATCTGGTGATCGTCATCGGCTGCGGCGGCGTGGGCGGTTATTCCGTCCAGGTGGCCTCGGCCATGGGCGCCAAGGTGGTGGCTCTCGACATCGACCCCGCCAAGCTGGAAGCGGTCAAGGCGGCCGGCGCGACCCTGGGGCTCAACCCCAAGGACTTCGCCAGCACCCGCGATCTCAAGAAGGAGATCGGCGCCTTCGCCAAGGCCCAGGGCCTGCGCTCCACCGAGTGGATCATCATGGAATGCTCCGGCTCGGTTCCCGGCCAGCAGACCGCCTTCGACCTGATGGTCCACGGCTGCACCATCTGCGTGGTGGGCTACACCATGAACAAGGCGGAGTTCCGCCTGTCGAACCTGATGGCCTTCCACGCCCGCGCCCTGGGCAACTGGGGCTGCGGCCCCGACCTGTATCCGGGCGCGCTCGAGCTGGTGCTGTCGGGCAAGGTCAACATCAAGAACTTCGTCGAGCGCCGTCCGCTGGACAGCATCAACGACACTTTCGCCGCCGTGCACGACCACAAGCTGTCGCGCCGCGCCGTGCTGTGCCCCAACGCCTAA
- the oah gene encoding 6-oxocyclohex-1-ene-1-carbonyl-CoA hydratase, producing the protein MKKETAGIVDRTAPAHLNDHNLVPTTIVPGVLYEKRPAKRADGSVAEGLYNVWITLDNQKQYNSYTTDMVKGVIMGFREASNARDVSSVVFTGAGDKAFCTGGNTKEYAEYYAGNPQEYRQYMRLFNDMVSSILGCDKPVICRVNGMRIGGGQEIGMAADFSVAQDLAKFGQAGPKHGSAPIGGATDFLPVMVGCEQAMVSGSLCEPWSAHKAYRLGIIMDVVPALKVDGKFVANPLVITDRMVDEYGRIIHGESKTGAELAAGKELLKKGTIDLSLLDAKVEEICAKILHTFPDCFTKTIQELRKPKLNAWNANKENSRDWLGLNMMTEARTGFRAFNEGPKEDREIDFVALRQALAKGAPWTPELIESLIPKAGH; encoded by the coding sequence ATGAAGAAGGAAACCGCTGGCATCGTCGACCGTACGGCGCCCGCCCACCTCAACGATCACAATCTGGTTCCCACCACCATCGTTCCCGGCGTGCTGTACGAGAAGCGCCCGGCCAAGCGCGCCGACGGCAGCGTGGCCGAGGGTCTGTACAACGTCTGGATCACCCTGGACAACCAGAAGCAGTACAACTCCTACACCACCGACATGGTGAAGGGCGTGATCATGGGCTTCCGCGAGGCGTCCAACGCCCGCGACGTGTCCTCGGTGGTGTTCACCGGCGCCGGCGACAAGGCGTTCTGCACCGGCGGCAACACCAAGGAATACGCCGAGTACTATGCCGGCAACCCGCAGGAATACCGCCAGTACATGCGGCTGTTCAACGACATGGTCTCGTCGATCCTGGGCTGCGACAAGCCGGTGATCTGCCGCGTCAACGGCATGCGCATCGGCGGCGGCCAGGAAATCGGCATGGCCGCCGACTTCTCGGTGGCCCAGGACCTGGCCAAGTTCGGCCAGGCCGGCCCCAAGCACGGCTCGGCCCCCATCGGCGGCGCCACCGACTTCCTGCCGGTCATGGTCGGCTGCGAGCAGGCCATGGTGTCCGGTTCGCTGTGCGAGCCCTGGTCGGCCCACAAGGCCTACCGTCTGGGCATCATCATGGACGTGGTTCCGGCGCTGAAGGTCGACGGCAAGTTCGTCGCCAACCCGCTGGTGATCACCGACCGCATGGTCGACGAGTACGGCCGCATCATCCACGGCGAGTCCAAGACCGGTGCCGAGTTGGCCGCCGGCAAGGAGCTCTTGAAGAAGGGCACCATCGACCTGTCGCTGCTCGACGCCAAGGTCGAGGAGATCTGCGCCAAGATCCTGCACACCTTCCCGGATTGCTTTACCAAGACCATCCAGGAACTGCGTAAGCCCAAGCTGAACGCCTGGAACGCCAACAAGGAAAACAGCCGCGACTGGCTGGGCCTCAACATGATGACCGAGGCCCGCACCGGCTTTAGGGCTTTCAATGAAGGACCTAAGGAG